The Clostridium septicum genome contains a region encoding:
- a CDS encoding PucR family transcriptional regulator — protein MDNLKNLLKELCDKTNIKYRLTNDKGEEIFNNLNLDLDIIIKNININNGIYKIYIKRENEILIPFIEFSLDKFIEKNNSIQLLLEGEKPWDSFKETLLFRKGKLFIIDCNNKGEALKVIKNSYCQEDVFIEEVYEQIILVGDLEEEIEHGLSLRESIIQNTGEKVFISVSNLDGTHKGFLKGYRKATEAIKTGKALKIVPEVYISKDMEIENTIYNLKNQYSKSLKSEYDNICKSLNHELILTIEEILRCNFSLTQAAKNLYIHRNTLIYRIEKIKKETSYDIRNFKEATFLYILYVNSKRID, from the coding sequence ATGGATAATTTAAAAAATTTACTCAAAGAGTTATGTGATAAAACAAATATTAAGTATAGATTAACTAATGATAAAGGAGAAGAAATATTTAATAACCTAAATTTAGATTTAGATATAATTATAAAAAATATAAATATAAATAATGGTATATATAAAATTTATATAAAAAGAGAAAATGAAATTTTAATTCCATTTATAGAGTTTTCCCTAGATAAATTTATTGAGAAAAATAACAGTATTCAATTATTATTAGAAGGAGAAAAACCGTGGGATTCTTTTAAAGAAACTTTATTGTTTAGAAAGGGTAAACTATTTATAATAGACTGTAATAATAAAGGTGAGGCACTTAAAGTTATAAAAAATAGCTATTGTCAAGAAGATGTTTTTATTGAGGAAGTTTATGAACAAATAATATTGGTTGGAGATTTGGAAGAGGAAATTGAGCATGGGCTTTCTTTAAGAGAAAGTATAATACAAAATACAGGGGAAAAAGTATTTATTTCAGTTTCAAATTTAGATGGTACCCATAAAGGCTTTTTAAAGGGATATAGGAAGGCTACAGAAGCAATAAAAACAGGAAAGGCATTGAAAATTGTTCCAGAAGTTTATATATCCAAAGATATGGAAATAGAGAATACAATTTATAATTTAAAAAATCAGTACTCTAAAAGTTTGAAAAGCGAGTACGATAATATTTGCAAGAGTTTGAATCATGAACTTATACTAACTATTGAAGAAATATTACGATGTAACTTTTCATTAACTCAAGCGGCAAAAAATTTATATATACACAGGAACACGTTAATATATAGAATAGAAAAAATAAAAAAGGAAACTTCATATGATATAAGAAATTTTAAGGAAGCAACGTTTTTATATATTTTATATGTAAATAGTAAAAGAATAGATTAA
- a CDS encoding NUDIX domain-containing protein has protein sequence MGKIVGCSVVIKDDFNNILIVQKKVKRNEPKLWYLVGRTLRGKESTEKCITRAVKDDLKVNIFDLQIIDEYKINDDENILLYTGNVKESINMGKDITSYKWIGIDNLNSYEFAEGEKERLLSCFNK, from the coding sequence ATGGGAAAAATAGTAGGTTGTTCTGTTGTTATTAAAGATGATTTTAATAATATATTAATAGTTCAAAAAAAGGTAAAAAGAAATGAGCCAAAGTTATGGTATTTGGTTGGTAGAACTCTTAGAGGTAAGGAGAGCACGGAAAAATGTATAACTAGAGCTGTTAAAGATGATTTAAAGGTAAATATTTTTGATTTACAAATTATAGATGAATATAAAATAAATGATGATGAAAATATTTTACTTTATACTGGAAACGTAAAAGAAAGTATAAATATGGGTAAGGATATTACCTCATATAAATGGATAGGCATAGATAATTTAAATTCATATGAATTTGCAGAAGGTGAAAAGGAAAGATTATTATCATGCTTTAATAAATAG
- a CDS encoding YdcF family protein has product MEKLKKNINLIIGIVLCIYVVLINLICGKVSFSYSFFILGIILIIYHFIKDKIKGINKVLKVVKPIILVFIIIFITIEAAIILYPKKNIDKADYMIILGAGLKGEKLSMTLEQRLNKALEYIENYDNGINIVVSGGQGPGEDITEAEAMKRYLIKNGVKEDNIIMENKSTSTSENLIYSKEKIENIVDGKIKSVKIKVVTSDFHAFRSNMLAKRNGYEKISFYTNNTFFPLIPIMYTREFLAVIKSYILD; this is encoded by the coding sequence ATGGAGAAGTTAAAGAAAAATATAAATTTAATAATAGGAATTGTTCTATGTATATACGTTGTATTGATAAATTTAATTTGTGGAAAAGTTAGTTTTAGTTATTCATTTTTTATATTAGGTATTATTTTAATAATATATCACTTTATCAAAGATAAAATCAAAGGTATAAATAAGGTATTAAAAGTAGTAAAACCAATAATATTAGTATTCATAATTATTTTTATTACTATAGAAGCAGCTATTATTTTATATCCTAAAAAGAATATAGATAAAGCTGATTATATGATAATACTAGGTGCCGGCTTAAAGGGAGAAAAACTTAGTATGACATTGGAGCAACGATTAAATAAAGCTTTAGAATATATAGAAAACTATGATAATGGTATAAATATAGTAGTATCTGGTGGACAAGGTCCAGGAGAAGATATAACAGAAGCAGAAGCAATGAAAAGATATTTGATTAAAAATGGAGTTAAAGAAGATAATATTATAATGGAAAATAAATCTACAAGTACTAGTGAAAATTTAATTTATTCTAAGGAGAAGATAGAAAATATAGTAGATGGAAAGATAAAAAGTGTTAAAATAAAGGTTGTAACATCAGATTTTCATGCTTTTAGAAGTAATATGTTAGCTAAGAGAAATGGATATGAAAAAATTAGCTTTTACACCAATAATACATTTTTTCCTTTAATACCAATAATGTACACTAGAGAGTTTTTAGCAGTAATAAAGTCATATATTTTAGATTAG
- a CDS encoding response regulator: MIKVLIVDDEYYSRKGLKCIIPWEEMKCNVLGEASNAYEAIDLAEKINPDIIVTDINMPEIDGIEMAKRIKKFLPDVKFVVITGYDNFQYARGAVKINALDFILKPIQVGEFTEAITNAVKLIEKERLTTTISTEKQILRILRGQTPIEFVHSYFNNEDSVKIVLINNDSYDYFVNNNKSNINTKISYIIKEWIKINLGKVYIVEPHANRIALIITEEYNLNFKELIKKVIEEVEGVLTISITNVESPLKLEELYKRAKNLYSKCFYEGYGKVFNENKEENIKPNYEKLDDLVNEIVNNILNIDIKKSEKNVNKLFEIFSNNEIKKSKIIKLVFELILRVKQGFQELDISVESLEAIELENDYDQMLYLKKDLETFIVVAIENIREYRGELEDSSIKRAIKFINSNFNKNISLKIVASSVYLNESYLSRELKQTLGMGFSEYIRKLRIEKAMDLLKKGYSISNIAKEVGYSDYRQFSSNFKKYTGDVPSNYKGVK, from the coding sequence GTGATTAAAGTATTAATAGTAGATGATGAGTATTATTCAAGAAAAGGACTTAAATGCATAATTCCATGGGAGGAAATGAAATGTAATGTTCTTGGAGAAGCATCAAATGCTTATGAAGCTATAGATTTAGCAGAAAAAATTAATCCAGATATAATAGTAACAGATATAAATATGCCAGAAATAGATGGAATAGAAATGGCAAAGAGGATAAAAAAGTTTTTGCCAGATGTAAAGTTTGTAGTAATAACAGGATATGATAATTTTCAATATGCAAGAGGAGCAGTAAAAATAAATGCGTTAGACTTTATTTTAAAGCCAATTCAAGTAGGAGAATTTACCGAGGCTATTACAAATGCAGTAAAGTTAATAGAAAAAGAAAGGTTAACAACTACTATATCTACTGAAAAGCAGATATTAAGGATTTTAAGAGGACAAACTCCTATAGAGTTTGTACATAGTTACTTCAATAATGAGGATAGTGTAAAAATTGTACTTATTAATAATGATAGCTATGATTATTTTGTAAATAATAATAAATCAAATATTAATACTAAAATTAGTTATATAATAAAAGAATGGATAAAGATTAATTTAGGTAAAGTATATATAGTAGAACCACATGCAAATAGAATTGCGTTAATTATAACTGAAGAATATAATTTAAACTTTAAGGAATTAATAAAAAAGGTAATAGAAGAAGTGGAAGGTGTACTTACAATATCCATAACTAATGTTGAATCACCTTTAAAGTTAGAGGAGCTTTATAAGAGAGCAAAGAATTTATATAGTAAATGTTTTTATGAAGGATATGGAAAGGTTTTTAATGAAAATAAAGAAGAGAATATAAAACCTAATTATGAAAAATTAGATGATTTAGTAAATGAAATAGTTAATAATATTTTAAATATAGATATAAAGAAAAGTGAAAAAAATGTTAATAAGTTATTTGAAATTTTTAGTAACAATGAAATTAAAAAAAGTAAGATAATTAAGTTAGTATTTGAATTAATACTTAGAGTAAAACAAGGTTTTCAAGAACTTGATATTTCGGTTGAATCTTTAGAAGCAATAGAATTAGAAAATGATTATGATCAAATGCTTTATTTGAAAAAGGATTTAGAGACATTTATAGTAGTTGCAATAGAAAATATAAGAGAGTATAGGGGAGAGTTAGAGGATAGTAGCATAAAAAGAGCTATTAAATTTATAAATAGTAATTTTAATAAAAACATATCACTAAAAATTGTAGCAAGTAGTGTTTATTTAAATGAAAGTTACTTGTCTAGAGAATTAAAACAAACACTAGGAATGGGTTTTTCAGAATACATAAGGAAGTTGAGAATAGAAAAAGCAATGGATTTATTAAAAAAGGGTTATTCTATTTCAAATATAGCAAAGGAAGTTGGATATAGTGATTATAGACAGTTTTCATCTAATTTTAAAAAATATACAGGAGATGTTCCTAGTAATTATAAAGGTGTGAAATAA
- a CDS encoding sensor histidine kinase, with the protein MFKNNYSFKKKLLMVFLLVGIIPLVLLWIYDAIFIMKTTYEKIEYYTKSNIEIASELIDNNINTYTKMVNYIAENQDIQKIINKEYSEENYSREKRFNDTQELYKIIMAILSTQNTEIPIHIVNLDKTSRFSTTDYYAPIYNDIRGDFYKKLDNNEDIAITQIHRRVEGKDSKDTVLVIGKAIVDKETREVIGYVIADIYDAYFDNIFKAISFVKGSNVMLLDDNGYIITDKNYKNSTGFKYPIDYLNKMNSHGTGTLKMNIDDVNYEGYYTNTKNTKIKVIELIPRKYFFSEVLENMKVLIILALVVITLCIIVVLITSKKMSKPIIEMTYLMKEVEKGNLDVSIENYSNDEIGELSRGFNDMTKELRRLIDEGYRKELLVQQAEFKALKSQVNPHFLYNSLGLVNWMARLGEVEDVIKATDALAKFFRYSVNNTEDIVPVKKEFEQIKSYLTIQNYRYKDKFTIKINVDENILDWNILKLILQPLVENAIIHGLEKKIGQGILIINAFEMEEKLCFEIKDNGVGIRGNSKKGEGIGISNVNKRIKLFYGEEFGVDYKREDEFTIFSIVVPKKECELSD; encoded by the coding sequence ATGTTTAAAAATAACTATAGTTTTAAGAAAAAATTACTAATGGTATTTTTATTAGTTGGAATAATTCCATTAGTATTATTATGGATATATGATGCTATATTTATTATGAAAACAACTTATGAAAAAATAGAGTATTATACAAAGAGTAATATAGAAATTGCATCTGAATTAATAGATAATAATATAAATACATATACAAAAATGGTTAATTATATAGCTGAGAACCAAGATATTCAAAAAATAATAAATAAAGAATATTCAGAAGAAAATTACAGTAGAGAAAAAAGATTTAATGATACTCAAGAACTATATAAAATAATAATGGCCATATTATCAACTCAAAATACAGAAATACCAATTCACATAGTTAATTTAGATAAAACAAGTAGATTCTCAACTACAGATTATTATGCGCCTATATATAATGATATAAGAGGAGATTTTTATAAAAAGCTAGATAATAATGAAGACATTGCTATTACTCAAATTCATAGAAGAGTAGAAGGAAAAGATTCTAAGGATACTGTGTTAGTAATAGGAAAGGCAATAGTAGATAAAGAGACAAGAGAAGTAATAGGTTATGTTATAGCTGATATATATGATGCTTATTTTGACAATATTTTTAAAGCTATATCTTTTGTTAAAGGTTCAAATGTAATGTTACTTGATGATAATGGATATATAATTACAGATAAAAATTATAAAAACTCAACAGGATTTAAATATCCAATTGATTATTTAAATAAAATGAATAGTCATGGAACAGGCACATTAAAAATGAATATAGATGATGTTAATTATGAAGGATATTATACTAATACTAAGAATACAAAAATAAAGGTAATTGAATTAATTCCTAGGAAATATTTTTTTAGTGAAGTACTAGAAAATATGAAAGTATTAATTATTTTAGCTCTAGTAGTAATTACATTATGTATTATAGTTGTTTTAATAACTTCTAAAAAAATGTCTAAGCCCATAATAGAAATGACATATTTAATGAAAGAAGTTGAAAAGGGAAATTTAGATGTTTCTATAGAAAATTATAGTAATGATGAAATAGGTGAATTATCTAGAGGATTTAATGATATGACAAAAGAACTAAGAAGACTTATAGATGAAGGTTATAGAAAAGAACTTTTAGTTCAACAAGCAGAATTTAAAGCATTAAAATCTCAAGTAAATCCACATTTTCTTTATAATTCTTTGGGATTAGTAAATTGGATGGCAAGGCTTGGAGAAGTTGAGGATGTAATAAAGGCAACAGATGCTTTAGCTAAATTTTTTAGATATAGTGTAAATAATACAGAAGATATAGTTCCAGTGAAAAAGGAATTTGAGCAAATAAAAAGTTACCTTACAATACAAAATTACAGGTATAAAGATAAATTTACAATAAAAATAAATGTAGATGAAAATATATTAGATTGGAATATTTTAAAATTAATATTACAACCATTAGTTGAAAATGCTATTATTCATGGTTTAGAGAAGAAGATTGGACAAGGAATTCTAATTATAAATGCATTTGAAATGGAAGAAAAGCTATGTTTTGAAATTAAAGATAATGGCGTAGGTATTCGAGGAAATAGTAAAAAAGGAGAAGGGATAGGAATTAGTAATGTTAATAAAAGAATAAAGTTATTTTATGGAGAGGAATTTGGAGTAGATTATAAAAGGGAAGATGAATTCACGATATTTTCTATTGTAGTGCCTAAAAAGGAGTGCGAATTAAGTGATTAA
- a CDS encoding MgtC/SapB family protein: protein MPLQEIGLRLLLSIIIGGVIGYERESTNSPAGFRTHILVALGATVISLIQVEMVNKSMVLIAADPTLANSIKIDMGRLGAQVVSGIGFLGAGTIIHTKGSIKGLTTAASLWVVACVGLATGFGYYSISILAGIAIVLVLVTLKRFENRFINNRGICKVYIEYIDKQEAMSCIEGYMLKKGIKIANIEFYVNDIDETNEIKSCLITVELPKTMEINELLVQCGTNEYITQIYELKD, encoded by the coding sequence ATGCCTTTACAGGAAATTGGATTAAGATTGTTGCTGTCAATAATAATAGGTGGAGTAATAGGATATGAGAGAGAATCAACAAATAGTCCAGCTGGGTTTAGGACTCATATTCTAGTTGCATTAGGGGCTACTGTAATTTCATTAATACAAGTAGAAATGGTAAATAAATCAATGGTATTAATAGCAGCAGATCCTACTTTAGCAAATTCTATAAAAATAGATATGGGAAGACTAGGTGCTCAGGTTGTTAGTGGAATAGGCTTCTTAGGAGCAGGAACAATAATCCATACTAAAGGATCGATAAAAGGATTAACTACAGCAGCGTCTTTATGGGTAGTTGCTTGCGTTGGACTGGCTACTGGATTTGGGTACTATTCAATAAGTATTTTAGCAGGAATAGCAATAGTATTAGTTTTAGTAACATTAAAAAGATTTGAAAATAGATTTATAAATAATCGTGGCATATGTAAGGTATATATTGAGTATATAGATAAGCAAGAAGCTATGAGCTGCATTGAAGGATATATGCTGAAAAAAGGAATAAAGATTGCAAATATAGAATTTTATGTAAATGACATTGATGAAACTAATGAAATAAAAAGCTGTTTAATTACTGTAGAATTACCAAAGACAATGGAAATAAATGAACTTTTGGTCCAATGCGGTACAAATGAATATATAACACAAATTTATGAATTGAAAGATTAA
- a CDS encoding ABC transporter ATP-binding protein — protein sequence MQRSKGVNIKNLTKIYLAHSGNSEFKAVDNISIDIKAGEFVTLLGPSGCGKTTTLRMIAGFEIPTEGEIYLGGDKINILTPDKRDTAMVFQSYALFPHLNIYDNIAYGLKLKKMEKKVLDNKVRNIIDLVGLKGMEARYPNQLSGGQQQRVALARALVMEPGVLLFDEPLSNLDAKLRVYMRTEIRKIQKKVGITAVYVTHDQSEAMSLSDRIIIMNKGIVEQVGTPKEIYHTPATEFVADFIGTANFLPGKIIDAEYESVRIKVQDEVFKVPYKGAKSTGDTCKIVLRPEAIEIGEKGIFKGKIITSTFMGAFQDYSIQVGETIIKCEDFNPQIKKIYEEGQDVMINFSKENVHII from the coding sequence ATGCAAAGAAGTAAAGGTGTTAATATAAAAAATTTAACTAAAATATATTTGGCGCACAGTGGAAATTCAGAATTTAAAGCTGTAGATAATATTTCAATTGATATAAAAGCAGGAGAATTTGTAACTTTACTAGGACCATCAGGTTGTGGTAAAACAACAACATTAAGAATGATAGCGGGTTTTGAAATACCAACAGAAGGTGAAATATATTTAGGAGGAGATAAAATAAATATTTTAACTCCAGATAAGAGAGATACAGCAATGGTTTTTCAAAGTTATGCATTATTCCCACACTTAAATATATACGATAATATTGCATATGGATTAAAGCTTAAAAAAATGGAGAAGAAGGTACTAGACAATAAGGTTAGGAATATAATAGATTTAGTAGGATTAAAAGGAATGGAAGCCAGATATCCCAACCAATTATCAGGGGGACAACAACAAAGAGTTGCTCTTGCAAGAGCATTAGTTATGGAACCAGGAGTATTATTATTTGATGAACCTTTATCAAACCTAGATGCAAAACTAAGGGTTTATATGAGAACTGAAATAAGAAAGATTCAAAAAAAGGTTGGAATTACTGCTGTTTATGTAACACATGATCAATCAGAAGCAATGAGTCTTTCTGATAGAATAATAATAATGAACAAGGGAATAGTTGAACAAGTAGGAACTCCTAAGGAAATATATCATACACCAGCTACAGAGTTTGTTGCAGATTTTATTGGAACAGCAAATTTCTTACCAGGAAAAATTATTGATGCTGAATATGAAAGTGTAAGAATAAAAGTACAAGATGAGGTATTTAAAGTACCATATAAAGGAGCAAAATCAACTGGTGATACTTGTAAGATTGTATTAAGACCTGAAGCAATAGAAATAGGAGAAAAAGGAATATTTAAAGGTAAAATTATAACTTCAACATTTATGGGAGCATTCCAAGACTATTCAATACAAGTTGGAGAAACAATAATAAAATGTGAGGATTTTAATCCTCAAATAAAGAAGATATATGAGGAAGGACAAGATGTAATGATTAACTTTAGCAAGGAGAATGTTCATATAATCTAG
- a CDS encoding ABC transporter permease subunit: MSASRRQMARKHKLNDMKKIWRDPILLTTIIFLIVTLSIFILYPLYSVLKASFIESGSFSLSAYRQVLKDIDFRQTFINTILLGVTVGVLSTIIGFIFAYADAYIKSHFRKLFKLVSILPIVSPPFVLALSAIMLFGQFGLITRQLLGITDANIYGFKGIVMVQTMTFFPVAYLLLIGLLKKIDPSLEEAARSMGASRWKTFRTVTLPLMLPGLANAFLLTFIEVVADFSNPMVIGGNFSTLATKIYMQAIGNYDMKGGAAIAVMLLTLSILLFVLEKFWIEKKSYVTVTGKASRDRDLITEKNIVWPIDIICLLISIFVFAFYILVPLGGIFKVMGIDYTFTTDHFKYVFNLGLKPLRDTTLLSIYATPITGILGMIIAFLIVRKKFIGRGFIEFTSLLAMAVPGTVLGLGYINAYNTKPLILTGTAFIIVIAFIVRSLPVGVRSGVASLQQIDPAIEEAAQDLGANSTKVFSSVTLPLIKPAFFSGLVYTFVRSMTAVSAVVFLVTPKYQLLTASILSQVDNGRFGVASAYSTVLIGIVLIAIAFMYFILNKFGVSKSDDNLL; the protein is encoded by the coding sequence ATGAGTGCTAGCAGACGTCAAATGGCTAGAAAGCATAAACTTAATGATATGAAAAAGATATGGAGAGATCCTATACTTTTAACAACAATAATATTTTTAATAGTAACTTTATCTATATTTATACTATATCCTCTATATTCTGTACTAAAAGCTAGTTTTATTGAAAGTGGAAGTTTTTCACTAAGTGCTTATAGACAAGTGTTAAAAGATATAGATTTTAGACAAACGTTTATAAATACCATTCTTTTAGGGGTTACAGTAGGTGTTTTATCAACAATAATAGGATTTATTTTTGCATATGCTGATGCATATATAAAATCACATTTTAGAAAGCTTTTTAAGTTAGTGTCAATTTTACCAATAGTTTCACCACCATTTGTTCTAGCATTATCTGCAATAATGTTATTTGGACAGTTTGGACTTATAACTAGACAACTTTTAGGTATAACAGATGCTAATATTTATGGATTTAAGGGAATTGTAATGGTACAAACTATGACATTCTTCCCAGTTGCTTATCTTTTACTAATAGGATTGTTAAAGAAGATAGATCCATCATTAGAAGAAGCAGCAAGAAGTATGGGAGCATCAAGGTGGAAAACATTCAGAACAGTAACACTTCCTTTAATGTTACCTGGACTTGCAAATGCATTTTTACTTACATTTATAGAAGTTGTAGCAGACTTTTCAAATCCTATGGTTATAGGAGGAAATTTTTCAACATTAGCTACAAAAATTTATATGCAAGCTATAGGTAACTATGATATGAAAGGTGGAGCTGCCATAGCAGTTATGTTATTAACTTTATCAATATTACTTTTTGTTCTAGAAAAATTTTGGATAGAAAAGAAGTCATACGTAACAGTTACAGGTAAGGCTTCAAGGGATAGAGATTTAATAACAGAAAAAAATATAGTATGGCCAATAGATATAATATGCTTATTAATTTCAATATTTGTATTTGCATTTTATATATTAGTACCTTTAGGTGGAATATTTAAAGTAATGGGAATTGATTATACATTTACCACAGATCATTTTAAATATGTGTTTAATTTAGGATTAAAACCTCTTAGAGATACTACGTTATTATCAATTTATGCAACACCAATAACAGGTATACTAGGTATGATTATAGCTTTCTTAATAGTAAGAAAGAAGTTTATAGGCAGAGGATTTATAGAGTTTACTTCACTTTTAGCAATGGCAGTTCCAGGTACTGTATTAGGTCTTGGATATATAAATGCATACAATACAAAACCATTAATATTAACAGGAACTGCATTTATAATAGTTATAGCTTTTATTGTTAGAAGTTTACCAGTAGGTGTAAGATCAGGAGTTGCATCATTGCAACAAATAGATCCAGCAATAGAAGAAGCGGCTCAAGATTTAGGGGCTAATTCAACGAAAGTATTTTCATCAGTAACATTACCATTAATAAAGCCAGCATTTTTCAGTGGACTTGTATATACTTTTGTAAGAAGTATGACAGCTGTAAGTGCGGTGGTTTTCTTGGTGACACCAAAGTATCAACTATTAACAGCTTCAATTTTATCTCAAGTAGATAATGGAAGATTTGGTGTAGCATCAGCATATTCAACAGTGTTAATAGGGATAGTTTTAATTGCTATTGCATTTATGTACTTTATATTAAATAAATTTGGTGTAAGTAAAAGTGATGATAACTTATTATAG
- a CDS encoding ABC transporter substrate-binding protein codes for MKRKRLLALSVATLLTAGLFTACGSKETSKNDMKLTIYCGLMEDHMVKIVEEFKNETGIQAEAVRMSSGEVLGRLRAEKDNPKASVWYGGPADAFVQAKEDGLLEKYVSDNAKDIPDKYKDKDGSWTGIYVGYLGFASNKKLLEEKGVKAPESWEDLLKPEFKGQISIANPGSSGTAYTALATMVQLKGEEKGLEYMKELNKNVKSYEKSGTAPARLAGQGEVMIGVSYLHDGIKYREEGMKDIVLTSPKEGTGYEIGATAIVKNGPDQETAKMFIDFVLSKKGQEVGQTVGSYQFLTNETAKAPAIADEIKDTKLIDYDLEWAGKVRSELVEKWNNAIK; via the coding sequence ATGAAGAGGAAAAGATTATTAGCACTTTCAGTTGCTACTTTATTAACTGCAGGTTTATTTACAGCATGTGGTTCTAAAGAAACATCAAAAAATGATATGAAATTAACTATTTATTGTGGATTAATGGAAGATCATATGGTTAAGATTGTTGAAGAATTTAAAAACGAAACAGGAATTCAAGCAGAAGCAGTTAGAATGTCTTCAGGAGAGGTTCTTGGTAGATTAAGAGCTGAAAAAGATAATCCTAAAGCTTCAGTATGGTATGGTGGTCCAGCAGATGCTTTTGTACAAGCTAAAGAAGATGGATTACTAGAAAAATATGTATCAGATAATGCTAAAGATATTCCAGATAAATATAAAGATAAAGATGGATCATGGACAGGGATATATGTTGGATATTTAGGTTTTGCTTCAAATAAAAAATTATTAGAAGAAAAAGGGGTAAAGGCTCCAGAAAGCTGGGAAGATTTATTAAAACCAGAATTTAAAGGACAAATATCAATTGCAAATCCAGGATCATCAGGAACAGCATATACAGCATTGGCTACAATGGTTCAACTTAAAGGTGAAGAAAAAGGTTTGGAATATATGAAAGAACTTAATAAAAATGTTAAGTCTTATGAAAAATCAGGAACAGCTCCAGCAAGACTTGCAGGACAAGGAGAAGTGATGATTGGGGTTTCATATTTACATGATGGTATCAAATATAGAGAAGAAGGTATGAAAGATATAGTTTTAACTTCACCAAAGGAAGGTACAGGTTATGAAATAGGTGCAACTGCAATAGTTAAAAATGGACCAGATCAAGAAACAGCTAAAATGTTTATTGATTTTGTTTTAAGTAAGAAGGGTCAAGAAGTAGGACAAACAGTAGGTTCATATCAATTCTTAACTAACGAAACAGCAAAAGCTCCTGCTATAGCAGATGAAATAAAAGATACAAAATTAATTGATTATGATTTAGAATGGGCTGGAAAAGTTAGAAGCGAACTTGTAGAAAAATGGAATAATGCCATTAAATAA
- a CDS encoding NAD(P)/FAD-dependent oxidoreductase — MSNTYGNLQKIRDGVRTYGITPHLPGGFVTPDMLEKIANIARKYNGVLKITSGQRILITNLKDSDLPNIWEELEMKPAVKCQNSVKNVEMCPAGFCKRAKYNTIGIGMRLSNKYQWMEMPCRTKIGVAGCKNACASTYSKDVGIIADKTGLMVIAGGSAGYNPRVADIIEVDLNEEQALRLVDSIFEYYKNNADAGEKLSFFIERIGIEKFKEEVIKISKI; from the coding sequence ATGAGTAATACTTATGGAAATCTTCAAAAAATTAGAGATGGAGTAAGAACTTATGGAATAACACCTCATTTACCAGGAGGTTTTGTTACACCAGATATGTTAGAAAAAATAGCTAATATAGCTAGGAAATATAATGGTGTGTTGAAAATTACTTCTGGTCAAAGAATTTTAATTACAAATTTGAAAGATTCTGATTTACCTAATATATGGGAAGAGTTAGAAATGAAACCAGCAGTAAAATGCCAAAATTCCGTTAAAAATGTAGAAATGTGCCCAGCAGGATTTTGTAAAAGAGCAAAATATAATACTATAGGTATTGGAATGAGATTATCTAATAAATATCAATGGATGGAAATGCCTTGCAGAACTAAAATAGGGGTAGCAGGTTGTAAGAATGCTTGTGCAAGTACATATTCAAAAGATGTTGGTATAATAGCAGACAAAACTGGATTAATGGTAATTGCAGGTGGATCAGCCGGATACAATCCAAGAGTTGCAGACATAATAGAAGTAGATTTAAATGAAGAACAGGCATTAAGACTTGTAGATAGCATATTTGAATATTATAAAAATAATGCAGATGCAGGAGAAAAATTAAGTTTCTTTATTGAAAGAATAGGAATAGAAAAATTCAAGGAAGAAGTAATAAAAATATCAAAGATATAA